CCGGTCATATAGGAAAAGTGCTTTCGCGATATGCAAGTGAGTTTGCTTTTAATATTACATTATTAGATAATAGAGCAGACATTATTCCTGAAAATAGGGTAGAAGGTGTGCAATATTTATCGGGAGAGTATGATACTTTACTTAAGAAATTATCTTTCAATGCTAACACTTTTGTAATCTCTACTACGCATAAACATATTCATGATGAAGAAATTATTGCTTACTGCTTGAAAAAGCCTCACGCATATTTAGGAATGATGGCAAGCAAACGAAAAGCGGCTTTGGCTAGAAAAAAATGGAAGGAAATTCCCGGATTAGAGATAGAAAAGATAGATAATGTTTTTGCACCGGTTGGAGTTTCTATTAATTGCGAAACACCTGAAGAAATTGCTATTAGTGTTTTGGCACAACTTATTGATTTTAAGAATAAATTAAAATAATATTTTTGATGGAATATAATAATTCTACTATACAATTTTTGCTAAACGACGAACTTAGAACTATTGATTTTAATGTTGATAAAGCATTAAGTCCAACGACTACGGTTTTGAATTATGTTCGTGATTATGCACATTATAAAGGAGTAAAAGAAGGTTGTGCCGAAGGCGATTGTGGTGCTTGTACATTGGTTATTGCCGAATTAGGCAGTGATGATGAATTACATTATAAAACTATTACTTCTTGTATTGTTTTTTTACCTTATTTAAATGGAAAACAGCTTTTTACCGTTGAGTATTTAGCCGAAAAACAAAATGGGCAAACCGCTTTGCATCCTGTACAAGAAGCTTTGGTGAAAACAAATGGAAGTCAGTGTGGATATTGTACGCCCGGGTTTGTAATGTCGCTATTTAACTTATATAAAACTGTTGAGTCCCCAAACAGAAAAGATGTTGAGCAAGCAATAAGTGGTAACCTTTGTCGATGTACCGGATATCAATCAATTTTAGATGCGGCATTTTTGTTTAAAGATCTTCCTAAAGAGGATAAGTTTTCCCTATTAAAAGAAAAGCATATTCAGGATTTAAAGAATATTTTGGCTAATTCAGTAGATTTTTTAGTTGAGCGTGAAACAGAAGTTTATTTTCAACCTATAACATTGAAACAGGCTTTGGAATATAAAAAGGAATATCCCGAAACTGTTTTAATGGGGGGAGCTTCGGATTTGGCTTTATTGAAAACTAAGAAACATCAGGATTTACCACATTTATTAGACCTCTCGCATATTGCCGAATTGCAAAGTATTGTAAAAAAAGATGATTATTGGGAAATAGGAGCCGGTGTTTCTTTGGAGCATCTCCG
Above is a genomic segment from Bacteroidales bacterium containing:
- a CDS encoding XdhC family protein; this encodes MLDILSLFQECKNKGQNAVLCLISQSVGSTPRKVGSKMLVYQNGSIEGSVGGGKIEHLVIQDALKVIGSSVSKSIDYDLSGDAAMQCGGKISIYFEPSQTKSTLYIFGAGHIGKVLSRYASEFAFNITLLDNRADIIPENRVEGVQYLSGEYDTLLKKLSFNANTFVISTTHKHIHDEEIIAYCLKKPHAYLGMMASKRKAALARKKWKEIPGLEIEKIDNVFAPVGVSINCETPEEIAISVLAQLIDFKNKLK
- the xdhA gene encoding xanthine dehydrogenase small subunit — encoded protein: MEYNNSTIQFLLNDELRTIDFNVDKALSPTTTVLNYVRDYAHYKGVKEGCAEGDCGACTLVIAELGSDDELHYKTITSCIVFLPYLNGKQLFTVEYLAEKQNGQTALHPVQEALVKTNGSQCGYCTPGFVMSLFNLYKTVESPNRKDVEQAISGNLCRCTGYQSILDAAFLFKDLPKEDKFSLLKEKHIQDLKNILANSVDFLVERETEVYFQPITLKQALEYKKEYPETVLMGGASDLALLKTKKHQDLPHLLDLSHIAELQSIVKKDDYWEIGAGVSLEHLRMTFDNKFPSFRKMLDVFGSQQIRNMATLGGNLGSGSPIGDTLPVLMAHQAELLIESADQQRTEKLEDYLLGYRKTSLMPDEIITKVLLPSDEDKIIWSQKVSKRRDLDISTVSAGFALKLTKERKVQSIILAFGGMAAITNRAYKTEDFLLGKVWEKPIVEEAMEILEVEFTPLSDARAEAVGRKLLAKNLLLKFYLFTQGV